One genomic window of Verrucomicrobiota bacterium includes the following:
- a CDS encoding polysaccharide deacetylase family protein translates to MKRSDFLKTIAFGAAGTVFLPRISRAEEMVKTPVNDVSDPTKVLARFVNSGPSTSKKIALTLDDGPTPGVTDSILKNLSDRKLKATFFMIGERIKEFPALAKEVTAAGHEVANHTFTHPNLSLMSTAKVYDQLRRTQSIIGNTLGVYPAWFRPPYGAFKKSQGPIALDMGLGVAYWSVDTVDWSRPGVDKIVERAVGQARGGSIILCHDMHQQTAQAMPRILDGLLEKGFEFATMTELIGEPYPTV, encoded by the coding sequence ATGAAACGATCAGACTTTCTTAAAACAATCGCGTTTGGTGCGGCCGGCACAGTATTCCTACCCCGGATTTCCCGTGCAGAAGAAATGGTTAAAACCCCTGTTAATGATGTCAGTGACCCGACAAAAGTGTTAGCTCGTTTTGTGAATTCCGGCCCATCCACCTCCAAAAAAATCGCGCTCACCCTCGATGACGGCCCGACCCCTGGAGTCACTGATTCCATCCTGAAAAACCTCTCAGACCGCAAACTCAAAGCCACTTTTTTCATGATTGGCGAAAGGATCAAAGAATTCCCTGCACTCGCTAAGGAAGTCACTGCGGCCGGACACGAGGTGGCTAACCATACTTTTACCCATCCAAATCTCAGCCTCATGTCGACGGCAAAAGTTTACGACCAGCTCCGCAGAACCCAGTCGATCATCGGTAATACCCTCGGAGTTTATCCAGCATGGTTCCGCCCCCCTTATGGTGCCTTTAAAAAGTCACAAGGCCCGATCGCCTTAGATATGGGTTTGGGAGTGGCTTATTGGTCTGTGGATACCGTCGACTGGAGCCGCCCGGGTGTAGACAAGATTGTCGAACGTGCTGTCGGTCAGGCCCGGGGTGGTTCGATCATCCTTTGCCATGACATGCACCAGCAAACGGCTCAAGCCATGCCGCGTATCCTCGACGGATTACTCGAAAAAGGTTTCGAGTTTGCCACGATGACAGAGCTGATTGGCGAGCCTTACCCGACCGTCTGA